A genomic segment from Bradyrhizobium sp. ISRA430 encodes:
- a CDS encoding sulfite exporter TauE/SafE family protein: MQLYLPIADLPVNVFLVLAMGAAVGFVSGMFGIGGGFLMTPLLIFIGITPAVAVASVASHIAASSFSGAITYWRRRAIDPALATVLLCGGVTGTALGVWTFTQLRALGQLDLMIALSYVVLLTTVGSVMFSEGLRALMRTRRGAVPPRRTHNWIHGLPLKMRFKRSKIYLSVIPVVVVGIGIGFIGAIMGIGGGFILVPIMIYLLRVPTSTVIGTSMILTLVTMLFATMLHAVTNHLVDAVLALILMVGGVTGAQFGARAGQRIRGEQLRLLLGILILSVGIRFAVELVIRPEDLFTIRELGVNG, translated from the coding sequence ATGCAACTCTACCTTCCGATTGCCGATCTTCCGGTCAATGTCTTCCTGGTGCTGGCGATGGGCGCCGCGGTCGGCTTCGTCTCAGGCATGTTCGGCATCGGCGGCGGCTTCCTGATGACGCCGCTTCTGATCTTCATCGGCATCACGCCCGCGGTCGCGGTCGCTTCCGTCGCGAGCCACATCGCGGCCTCCTCGTTTTCCGGCGCGATCACCTATTGGCGGCGACGCGCGATCGATCCCGCCCTTGCGACCGTCCTGCTATGCGGCGGCGTGACCGGCACTGCGCTCGGCGTGTGGACGTTCACCCAGCTTCGCGCGCTCGGCCAGCTCGACCTGATGATCGCTCTGTCCTACGTCGTGCTGCTCACCACGGTCGGCAGCGTGATGTTCTCGGAAGGCCTGCGCGCCCTGATGCGGACGCGGCGCGGTGCCGTGCCGCCGCGGCGGACCCACAACTGGATCCACGGCCTGCCGCTGAAGATGCGGTTCAAGCGCTCGAAGATCTATCTCTCGGTGATCCCGGTGGTGGTCGTCGGCATCGGGATTGGCTTCATCGGCGCCATCATGGGCATCGGCGGCGGCTTCATCCTGGTGCCGATCATGATCTACCTCTTGCGGGTGCCGACCTCGACGGTGATCGGGACCTCGATGATTCTCACCCTCGTCACCATGTTGTTCGCGACCATGCTGCACGCGGTGACCAATCATCTCGTCGACGCCGTGCTGGCGCTGATCCTGATGGTCGGCGGCGTCACCGGCGCGCAGTTCGGCGCCCGCGCCGGCCAGCGCATTCGCGGCGAGCAATTGCGCCTGCTGCTCGGCATCCTGATCCTCTCGGTCGGCATCCGCTTCGCGGTTGAGCTCGTGATCCGGCCCGAGGATCTCTTCACCATCCGCGAGCTGGGGGTGAACGGATGA
- a CDS encoding TIGR02186 family protein produces MMRALIAACLILLLGTSARAERLIVSVSNHRVTVTPNYSGEELVLFGSVEKDATTPADRTAYDLVVTVIGPRADMVTRRKERTFGIWINTDYRQFLQVPSYLALFANRPFDQITSPEIARRQQIGLNNVLLMQRVGGDYADVVPNDAFRSAFVRLRTQRGLYREDAAAVTFLTPTLFRTGIPLPAEVPIGTYQVEIKLFANGALVTKTETAFEIVKVGFEQFVATSARQNGLIYGLATAAMALMTGWMASIVFRKD; encoded by the coding sequence ATGATGCGCGCACTGATCGCCGCGTGTCTCATCCTGCTGCTCGGCACATCCGCGCGCGCCGAGCGGCTGATCGTATCGGTCTCCAACCATCGCGTCACCGTGACGCCGAACTATTCCGGCGAGGAGCTGGTGCTGTTCGGCTCGGTCGAAAAGGACGCCACGACGCCGGCCGATCGCACCGCCTACGATCTCGTCGTCACGGTGATCGGCCCGCGCGCCGACATGGTGACGCGGCGCAAGGAGCGCACCTTCGGCATCTGGATCAACACCGACTACCGGCAGTTCCTGCAGGTGCCGAGCTATCTCGCGCTGTTCGCCAATCGCCCGTTCGACCAGATCACCTCGCCCGAGATCGCGCGGCGGCAACAGATCGGACTCAACAACGTGCTCCTGATGCAGCGCGTCGGCGGCGACTATGCCGACGTGGTGCCGAACGACGCCTTCCGCTCGGCCTTCGTTCGCTTGCGCACCCAGCGCGGGCTCTACCGCGAAGACGCCGCCGCGGTGACGTTCCTGACGCCGACACTGTTCCGCACCGGCATTCCGCTGCCCGCGGAGGTGCCCATCGGGACCTATCAGGTCGAGATCAAGCTGTTTGCCAACGGCGCGCTTGTCACCAAGACGGAGACCGCGTTCGAGATCGTCAAGGTCGGCTTCGAGCAGTTCGTCGCCACCAGCGCGCGGCAGAACGGGTTGATCTACGGCCTCGCTACGGCGGCCATGGCGCTGATGACGGGATGGATGGCGTCGATCGTGTTCAGGAAGGATTGA
- a CDS encoding MBL fold metallo-hydrolase, with the protein MPVSITLIGGPTALIEIDGFRLLTDPTFDAPGAYQLPHVKLEKTIGPALKADAIGPVDAVLLSHDQHSDNLDNSGREFLFKVKRVLTTEAGAKRLGGDVEGLAPWATAQLRDGDGNTLTITATPARHGPAGIEPLSGDVIGFVVSSSRKETRPVYISGDTTWFDGVAEVARRFKCGVVVPFAGAAQTRGPFHLTMDTNDTIETARAFPDAMIVPVHTEGWAHFRQNSEDLRKTFDVLGFGPRLRLLEPGVPTVIEAP; encoded by the coding sequence ATGCCCGTATCCATCACCCTGATTGGTGGCCCGACCGCGCTGATCGAAATCGACGGCTTTCGCCTTTTGACCGACCCAACCTTCGATGCGCCCGGCGCCTACCAACTGCCGCATGTGAAGCTGGAGAAGACCATCGGGCCCGCGCTGAAGGCCGATGCGATCGGTCCGGTCGATGCCGTCCTGCTCAGCCACGACCAGCACTCGGACAATCTCGACAATTCCGGCCGCGAGTTTCTTTTCAAGGTCAAGCGCGTGCTGACGACCGAGGCCGGCGCAAAGCGCCTCGGCGGCGATGTCGAGGGCCTCGCGCCCTGGGCCACCGCGCAGTTGAGGGATGGCGACGGCAACACGCTGACGATCACCGCCACGCCCGCGCGGCACGGCCCGGCCGGCATCGAGCCGCTGTCGGGCGATGTCATCGGCTTTGTGGTGTCGTCGAGCCGCAAGGAGACGCGCCCGGTCTATATCAGCGGCGATACCACCTGGTTCGACGGCGTTGCCGAGGTCGCGCGCCGCTTCAAATGCGGCGTGGTGGTGCCCTTCGCCGGCGCTGCGCAAACGCGCGGGCCGTTCCATCTCACCATGGACACCAACGATACCATCGAGACCGCACGCGCTTTTCCCGATGCGATGATCGTCCCGGTTCACACCGAAGGCTGGGCGCATTTCCGCCAGAACAGCGAAGATCTGCGCAAGACCTTCGACGTGCTCGGCTTCGGCCCGCGGCTGCGGCTGCTCGAGCCGGGCGTGCCGACGGTGATCGAGGCGCCGTAG
- a CDS encoding DMT family transporter, giving the protein MSLAPSISVPRSRFNPLPLYIGVFCLLWSYAFVAGKIGVTHCPPLILLAARFSLAGILMLGATLIRGDGWSLSWRDAAIYAVLGIANNALYLGLGYTGLQSVSAGLGGLIVSANPVFTAALAALVLGEGMTWRKAGGLLLGVIGVTLIVWHRLAVGTDSLHGIVFTLASLASIVAGTILFKLLAPKGSLWIGNGIQNLAAGIVLTPVALTFADIHAIDYTPSLIGAFAFLVLGGSILAYLLWFHLLKVCGATAASAYHFLMPPLGMLFAFLVLGEHVEARDLFGVIPVALGIYLVTRPAAKAAG; this is encoded by the coding sequence ATGTCCCTCGCGCCTTCAATTTCGGTCCCCCGCAGCCGCTTCAACCCGCTGCCGCTGTATATCGGTGTGTTCTGCCTGCTCTGGAGCTATGCCTTCGTCGCCGGCAAGATCGGCGTGACCCATTGCCCACCGCTGATCCTGCTCGCCGCGCGCTTCTCGCTCGCCGGCATCCTGATGCTCGGCGCAACGCTGATCCGCGGCGACGGCTGGTCGCTGTCATGGCGCGATGCCGCGATCTACGCCGTGCTCGGCATCGCCAACAACGCGCTCTATCTCGGCCTCGGCTACACCGGCCTGCAATCCGTCTCTGCAGGTCTCGGTGGTCTGATCGTCTCGGCCAATCCGGTGTTCACAGCGGCGCTGGCCGCTCTCGTCCTTGGCGAGGGCATGACCTGGCGTAAGGCCGGCGGCCTCTTGCTCGGCGTCATCGGCGTGACGCTGATCGTCTGGCACCGCCTCGCGGTCGGCACCGACAGCCTGCACGGCATCGTCTTCACGCTGGCCTCGCTGGCCTCCATCGTCGCCGGCACCATCCTGTTCAAGCTGCTCGCGCCGAAGGGAAGCTTGTGGATCGGCAACGGCATCCAGAATCTCGCCGCCGGCATCGTGCTGACGCCGGTCGCGCTGACCTTCGCCGACATCCACGCGATCGACTATACGCCGAGCCTGATCGGCGCCTTCGCCTTCCTCGTGCTCGGCGGCTCGATCCTCGCCTATCTGCTCTGGTTCCATCTCCTGAAAGTGTGCGGCGCCACCGCCGCGAGCGCGTATCATTTCCTGATGCCGCCGCTCGGCATGCTGTTCGCCTTCCTGGTGCTCGGCGAGCATGTCGAAGCGCGCGACCTCTTCGGCGTCATTCCGGTCGCGCTCGGCATCTACCTGGTGACGCGCCCGGCAGCGAAAGCAGCAGGTTAA
- a CDS encoding LysR family transcriptional regulator, which translates to MLDLELLRSFVSVVEAGGFTRAGERVHRTQSTVSQQIKRLEEDVGQALLHRDGKDVRPTEAGERLLSYARRLLSLAEEARDMLRQPDGEGAIRLGIPEDFAAYRLAKLLGAFSRSHPGLRLDVRADQSKNLSRDLERGELDLALFKRAAGEKGAIAVWPERVHWVTSKSHPIKTDVASVPLIGFPLGCLYRAGAIHALESAGRPWHMAYTSSSLAGIQAAVAAGMGLSILSEMAIQSDHRVLTAKDGFAPINRTEVALMASPGASPATLRLADRLAEFCDNVQAKAA; encoded by the coding sequence ATGCTCGATCTGGAGCTCCTGCGCAGCTTCGTCTCGGTGGTCGAGGCCGGCGGCTTCACCCGCGCCGGCGAGCGTGTCCACCGCACGCAATCGACCGTGAGCCAGCAGATCAAGCGCTTGGAAGAAGATGTCGGCCAGGCGCTCCTGCACCGCGACGGCAAGGACGTGCGCCCGACCGAAGCCGGCGAGCGGCTGCTGTCCTATGCGCGACGGCTGCTCTCACTCGCCGAGGAGGCGCGCGACATGCTGCGCCAGCCTGATGGCGAAGGCGCAATTCGCCTCGGCATCCCCGAGGATTTTGCCGCCTACCGGCTCGCGAAGCTGCTCGGCGCATTCTCGCGCTCGCATCCGGGCCTGCGGCTGGATGTGCGCGCCGACCAGAGCAAGAATCTTAGCCGCGATCTCGAACGCGGCGAGCTGGATCTGGCGCTGTTCAAGCGCGCGGCTGGCGAAAAGGGCGCGATCGCGGTGTGGCCGGAGCGTGTGCATTGGGTCACCAGCAAGAGCCATCCGATCAAGACCGACGTCGCCTCCGTGCCGCTGATCGGCTTTCCGCTCGGCTGCCTCTATCGCGCCGGCGCCATCCACGCGCTGGAGAGCGCGGGCCGGCCCTGGCACATGGCCTATACGTCATCGAGCCTCGCCGGCATCCAGGCCGCGGTCGCTGCCGGAATGGGGCTGAGCATCTTGTCCGAGATGGCGATCCAGTCCGATCACCGCGTGCTGACCGCGAAGGATGGGTTTGCGCCGATCAACCGGACCGAAGTGGCACTGATGGCCTCACCCGGCGCCAGCCCCGCGACGCTGCGGCTCGCGGATCGGCTGGCGGAGTTTTGCGATAACGTGCAGGCGAAGGCGGCTTAG
- the pdeM gene encoding ligase-associated DNA damage response endonuclease PdeM has protein sequence MTEHAALQISSTRALDVAGISLYTDLSGALFWEEQRLLVVSDLHLEKGSSFAARGVLLPPYDTVATLSRLAAVVARHDPRIVIALGDSFHDRTAHERLSEADRDTVAALQARRDWIWISGNHDPLLPRDLGGTLADEVAVGPITFRHEPTGAIGEIAGHLHPKARVSARGRSMERRCFACDGMRAVMPAFGAYAGGLSIRDAAFAKIFPKNGFVAHLLGDRRVHAIAASRCY, from the coding sequence ATGACGGAGCACGCGGCGCTGCAAATCTCTTCAACGCGCGCTTTGGACGTAGCGGGCATCTCGCTGTACACCGATCTCTCCGGCGCGTTGTTCTGGGAAGAGCAACGCCTGCTCGTCGTCTCCGACCTGCATCTCGAAAAGGGCTCGAGTTTCGCCGCGCGCGGCGTACTGCTGCCGCCTTACGACACGGTCGCAACGCTGAGCCGACTCGCCGCCGTGGTCGCCCGCCATGATCCGCGCATCGTCATCGCGCTCGGCGACAGTTTTCACGATCGCACCGCGCATGAGCGGCTGTCGGAGGCCGATCGCGACACCGTCGCTGCGCTCCAGGCTCGACGCGACTGGATCTGGATCTCCGGCAATCACGATCCGCTGCTGCCGCGCGATCTCGGCGGCACACTTGCGGACGAAGTCGCGGTCGGGCCGATCACCTTCCGCCACGAGCCGACCGGCGCAATCGGTGAGATCGCCGGCCATCTGCATCCAAAGGCGCGCGTTTCCGCGCGCGGCCGTTCGATGGAGCGGCGCTGCTTCGCTTGTGACGGGATGCGCGCCGTGATGCCCGCCTTCGGTGCCTATGCCGGCGGCCTCAGCATCCGCGATGCCGCGTTCGCAAAGATCTTCCCGAAGAACGGCTTTGTCGCGCATCTCCTCGGCGACCGCCGCGTCCACGCCATCGCCGCGTCGCGGTGCTATTGA
- a CDS encoding ligase-associated DNA damage response DEXH box helicase, protein MPPRTLKTSAEPAALLPDRFQQWFVGRGWSPRAHQLALLEKAREDRSALLIAPTGAGKTLAGFLPTLVELSSPSPLAGEGRGGGWPRAPLVGLPPSRQPSAADLPHKGGGDNGKLISTGRTVQRTGGLHTLYISPLKALAVDIARNLERPIAEMELPIKVETRTGDTPVSRRQRQRRYPPDILLTTPEQLALLLSSDDAPFLFSSLKRIVLDELHALVTSKRGDLLSLGLARLWRLAPEMRAIGLSATVAEPDQLARFLVPQPSGKAEAADIVVAGGAAPPLVEMLDTRERLPWAGHGARHALPEVYELIKQNKTTLVFVNTRSQAEMLFQDLWRMNDDGLAIALHHGSLDVAQRRKVEDAMSAGRLRGVVCTSSLDLGVDWGDVDLVVNIGAPKGSSRLMQRIGRANHRLDEASRAVLVPANRFEVLECSVAIDAIAENAQDTPPLRLGALDVLAQHVLGCACGEPFLGDELYEEVRTAAPYASLSRQDFDDVVDFVATGGYALKTYERFARIKQDKQGRWRVANPKVRQSYRLNVGTIVEEPMLKVRLVRSRSTGSGSTGAIARGGRVLGEIEEYFIEGLSPGDTFVFGGEVVRYEALAEDQVYVSRANDKDPKVPSYMGGKFPLSTYLAERVRRLLDDKRAWNGLPEQVRDWLSLQKDVSRVPGVRELLVETFPRGSRHYLICYPFEGRLAHQTLGMLLTRRLERARARPLGFVANEYAVAIWGLGDASFMTRNGQLDLDALFSPDMLGDDLEAWLAESALMKRTFRNCALISGLIERRFADEDKSRRQVLFSTDLVYDVLRKHQADHVLLRAARADAATGLLDLRRLGDMLTRIQGRITHRELDHVSPLAVPVMLEIGRESVYGEAADELLAEAADELVKEAMS, encoded by the coding sequence GTGCCGCCCCGTACCCTCAAAACATCGGCCGAGCCGGCCGCGCTGCTGCCCGACCGCTTCCAACAATGGTTCGTGGGTCGCGGCTGGTCGCCGCGCGCGCATCAATTGGCGCTGCTGGAGAAGGCGCGCGAGGATCGCTCTGCGCTGTTGATCGCGCCGACCGGCGCCGGCAAGACGCTGGCGGGATTTCTGCCGACGCTGGTGGAGCTCTCTTCTCCCTCCCCCCTTGCGGGGGAGGGTCGGGGAGGGGGATGGCCACGGGCACCGCTCGTGGGGCTACCCCCCTCCCGGCAGCCTTCGGCTGCCGACCTCCCCCACAAGGGGGGAGGTGACAACGGCAAGCTCATCTCCACTGGCCGCACCGTGCAGCGCACCGGCGGCCTGCACACCCTCTACATCTCGCCGCTCAAGGCGCTCGCCGTCGACATCGCGCGCAACCTGGAGCGGCCGATTGCCGAGATGGAGCTGCCGATCAAGGTCGAGACCCGCACCGGCGATACGCCGGTGTCGCGGCGGCAGCGGCAGCGGCGCTATCCGCCGGACATCCTGCTGACGACGCCGGAGCAGCTCGCGCTCTTGCTCTCCTCCGACGACGCGCCGTTTCTATTCTCCTCCTTGAAGCGCATCGTGCTCGACGAGCTGCACGCGCTGGTGACCTCCAAGCGCGGCGATTTGTTGTCGCTTGGCCTCGCGCGGCTGTGGCGGCTCGCACCCGAGATGCGCGCGATCGGATTGTCGGCGACCGTGGCCGAGCCCGATCAACTCGCGCGCTTCCTGGTGCCGCAGCCGAGCGGCAAAGCCGAGGCCGCCGACATCGTCGTCGCCGGCGGCGCGGCGCCGCCGCTGGTCGAGATGCTGGATACGCGCGAACGGCTGCCCTGGGCCGGCCACGGCGCGCGCCATGCGCTTCCCGAGGTCTATGAGCTGATCAAGCAGAACAAGACCACGCTGGTCTTCGTCAACACCCGCAGCCAGGCCGAGATGCTATTCCAGGATCTGTGGCGCATGAACGACGACGGCCTGGCGATCGCGCTGCATCACGGTTCGCTCGACGTCGCGCAGCGTCGCAAGGTCGAGGACGCGATGTCGGCAGGACGCTTGCGCGGCGTGGTCTGCACCTCCTCGCTCGACCTCGGCGTCGACTGGGGCGATGTCGATCTCGTCGTCAATATCGGCGCGCCGAAGGGATCCTCGCGCCTGATGCAGCGCATCGGCCGCGCCAACCACCGCCTCGACGAAGCCTCGCGCGCGGTGCTGGTGCCGGCGAACCGTTTCGAAGTGCTGGAGTGCAGTGTCGCGATCGATGCCATCGCCGAGAATGCGCAGGACACGCCGCCGCTGCGCCTAGGCGCGCTCGATGTGCTGGCCCAGCACGTATTGGGTTGCGCCTGCGGCGAGCCGTTCCTCGGCGACGAGCTTTACGAGGAGGTGCGCACCGCCGCCCCTTACGCATCTCTCTCGCGCCAGGATTTCGACGATGTCGTCGATTTCGTCGCCACCGGCGGCTACGCGCTCAAGACCTATGAGCGCTTCGCCCGCATCAAGCAGGACAAGCAGGGGCGCTGGCGCGTCGCCAATCCCAAGGTGCGGCAGAGCTATCGCCTCAATGTCGGCACCATCGTCGAGGAGCCGATGCTGAAAGTGCGATTGGTGCGCTCGCGCTCCACCGGCAGCGGCTCGACCGGCGCGATCGCCCGCGGCGGCCGGGTGCTCGGCGAGATCGAGGAATATTTCATCGAGGGCCTGAGCCCCGGCGACACCTTCGTGTTCGGCGGCGAGGTGGTGCGCTACGAGGCCTTGGCGGAAGATCAGGTCTACGTCTCCCGCGCCAACGACAAGGATCCGAAGGTGCCGTCCTACATGGGCGGCAAGTTTCCGCTCTCGACCTATCTCGCCGAGCGCGTCCGCCGCCTGCTCGACGACAAGCGTGCCTGGAATGGTCTTCCCGAGCAGGTGCGCGACTGGCTGTCGCTGCAGAAGGACGTTTCGCGCGTCCCCGGCGTGCGCGAGCTCCTGGTCGAGACCTTTCCACGCGGCAGCAGGCATTACCTCATCTGCTATCCGTTCGAGGGCCGGCTCGCGCACCAGACGCTCGGCATGCTCCTGACGCGCCGCCTGGAGCGCGCCCGCGCCCGGCCGCTCGGCTTCGTCGCCAACGAATATGCGGTGGCGATCTGGGGGCTCGGCGATGCCTCCTTCATGACCCGCAACGGCCAGCTCGATCTCGATGCGCTGTTCAGTCCCGACATGTTAGGGGACGATCTCGAAGCCTGGCTCGCGGAATCGGCGCTGATGAAGCGCACCTTCCGCAACTGCGCGCTGATCTCCGGCCTGATCGAGCGCCGCTTCGCCGACGAGGACAAGAGCCGCCGCCAGGTGCTGTTCTCCACCGATCTCGTCTACGACGTCCTGCGCAAGCATCAGGCCGACCACGTCCTCCTGCGCGCCGCGCGCGCCGATGCCGCCACGGGCCTGCTCGACCTGCGTCGGCTCGGCGACATGCTCACGCGCATCCAGGGCCGTATTACCCACCGGGAACTCGATCACGTCTCCCCGCTCGCCGTCCCCGTGATGCTGGAAATCGGCCGCGAGTCGGTCTATGGCGAAGCTGCAGACGAGCTTTTGGCGGAAGCCGCCGATGAGCTGGTCAAAGAGGCGATGTCGTAG
- a CDS encoding ABC transporter substrate-binding protein, whose product MMKNPSRRDFSAAALATIAASTLPAPHVWAADKKYDAGASDTEIKIGQTVPHSGPGSLYGVLGRVGEAYFQMLNEKGGINGRKIKFITSDDAYSAPKCVEATRRLVEQEEVLALYGSLGTAPQTAVHKYLNSKGVPQLLLNTGASKWNNPKEFKWTMAGLPLYPTEARILARHVVNVKPNAKIGILYQNDDFGRDFLGPFKKVLADAGGTAQVIMEQTYDLTDPTVDSQLINLSKSGADVFYNITTGKATSQSIRKVAELGWKPLQLLSAGSTGRSILNAAGLENATGIVAIRYNKEVGLPKWEKDPDVMAFEELRKKYLPSIDPDNTIAFAGYGQAVTMGEILRRCGDDLTRANVLKQASTLAGFHSPYFLDGVTYSYTPEDYTPMKTLFISTFSGKDWEISDKPMSE is encoded by the coding sequence ATGATGAAGAATCCATCGCGGCGCGATTTCAGCGCCGCCGCGCTCGCGACCATCGCTGCATCCACGCTGCCCGCGCCGCATGTCTGGGCCGCGGACAAGAAATACGATGCGGGCGCCAGCGACACCGAGATCAAGATCGGACAGACCGTGCCGCATTCCGGCCCCGGCTCGCTCTATGGCGTGTTGGGGCGCGTTGGCGAGGCCTATTTCCAGATGCTGAACGAGAAGGGCGGCATCAACGGGCGCAAGATCAAGTTCATCACGTCGGACGACGCCTACAGCGCGCCGAAATGCGTCGAGGCAACGCGGCGCCTGGTCGAGCAGGAGGAGGTGCTGGCGCTCTACGGCTCGCTCGGCACCGCGCCGCAGACCGCCGTGCACAAATACCTGAACTCCAAGGGCGTGCCGCAGCTTTTGCTCAACACCGGCGCGTCCAAGTGGAACAATCCGAAGGAGTTCAAGTGGACGATGGCGGGCCTGCCGCTGTATCCGACCGAGGCACGCATCCTGGCGCGGCACGTCGTCAACGTGAAGCCGAACGCCAAGATCGGCATCCTCTACCAGAACGACGATTTCGGTCGCGACTTCTTGGGGCCCTTCAAGAAGGTGCTGGCGGATGCCGGCGGCACCGCGCAGGTGATCATGGAGCAGACCTATGATCTCACCGATCCGACCGTCGACTCCCAGCTCATCAATCTCTCGAAGTCGGGTGCGGATGTCTTCTACAACATCACCACCGGCAAGGCGACGTCTCAGTCGATCCGCAAAGTCGCCGAGCTCGGCTGGAAGCCGCTGCAGTTGTTGTCGGCGGGCTCGACCGGGCGCTCCATCCTCAACGCCGCGGGCCTGGAGAACGCCACCGGCATCGTCGCGATCCGCTACAACAAGGAGGTGGGGCTGCCGAAGTGGGAGAAGGATCCGGACGTGATGGCGTTCGAGGAGCTGCGCAAGAAATACCTGCCGAGCATCGACCCCGACAACACCATCGCCTTTGCCGGCTACGGCCAGGCTGTGACCATGGGTGAGATCCTGCGCCGCTGCGGCGACGATCTCACCCGCGCCAACGTGCTGAAGCAGGCCTCCACGCTCGCCGGCTTCCACTCGCCCTATTTCCTCGACGGCGTCACCTACAGCTATACGCCCGAGGACTACACGCCGATGAAGACGCTCTTCATCTCCACCTTCAGCGGCAAGGACTGGGAGATCTCCGACAAGCCGATGTCGGAGTAG